A stretch of Henckelia pumila isolate YLH828 chromosome 4, ASM3356847v2, whole genome shotgun sequence DNA encodes these proteins:
- the LOC140866357 gene encoding caffeic acid 3-O-methyltransferase 2-like, with the protein MEVIAKEDASLLFAMQLASACVLPHVLKVALELDLLELMKKKGPHAFVSSAELAAEIPTTNPEAHNTVDRILRLLASYSILNCKVKTLPNGGVERLYSLAPVCKFYTKDDDGFSLAPLLFMHLDKVQLETWYHMKDAILEGGVLPFDKAHKMNMFEYTHTYPRYNKVFNSAMSNSSTILMKQIIEKYDGFKGLGSLVDVGGGIGVSLHMILSKHPTIQGINFDLPHVIQDAPSYAGVEHIGGDMFIRVPKGDAIFMKCILHDWSDTHCIKILKRCHEAIPNNGKIIIVERVFPENPNEGLICNFQIDVVMLACTPGGKERTEKEFHALAKQAGFKESQTVCCAPPLCTLEFYK; encoded by the exons ATGGAGGTAATTGCAAAAGAAGATGCTTCTTTGTTATTCGCCATGCAGCTGGCATCTGCTTGCGTTCTACCTCATGTCCTAAAAGTGGCGCTGGAGCTAGACCTCCTCGAACTCATGAAGAAGAAGGGGCCCCACGCCTTTGTTTCGTCGGCCGAACTCGCCGCCGAAATTCCAACCACCAATCCGGAGGCGCATAACACGGTGGACAGAATCCTCCGCCTGCTCGCCAGCTATTCCATTTTGAATTGCAAAGTGAAGACGCTGCCTAATGGCGGCGTCGAGCGGCTGTATTCCTTGGCTCCGGTATGCAAGTTCTACACCAAGGATGATGATGGATTTTCTCTGGCCCCTTTGTTGTTCATGCACCTAGACAAGGTTCAACTGGAGACTTG GTACCACATGAAAGATGCAATTCTGGAGGGAGGAGTACTTCCTTTCGACAAAGCACATAAGATGAACATGTTCGAGTACACGCACACATATCCTAGAtataacaaggtttttaataGTGCCATGTCCAATTCTTCGACGATTTTGATGAAACAAATAATTGAGAAGTATGATGGATTCAAGGGTCTGGGTAGTTTGGTGGATGTGGGAGGTGGAATCGGTGTTTCACTGCACATGATCCTATCCAAGCATCCAACTATACAGGGAATTAATTTCGATTTGCCACATGTTATTCAAGACGCACCATCTTATGCag GCGTGGAGCACATTGGTGGAGACATGTTCATACGTGTTCCCAAAGGCGATGCCATTTTCATGAAG TGTATTCTACATGACTGGAGTGACACACACTGCATAAAAATATTGAAGAGATGTCACGAAGCAATTCCCAATaatggaaaaataattattgtggAGCGTGTCTTTCCAGAGAACCCAAATGAAGGGCTTATATGTAATTTCCAAATTGATGTGGTTATGCTGGCGTGTACTCCCGGGGGAAAGGAGAGGACAGAAAAGGAATTTCATGCATTGGCAAAGCAAGCTGGATTCAAAGAATCTCAAACAGTTTGTTGTGCTCCCCCACTCTGCACTTTGgagttttataaataa